Proteins encoded by one window of Streptacidiphilus sp. PB12-B1b:
- a CDS encoding protein-L-isoaspartate O-methyltransferase, whose amino-acid sequence MGVVLDWEPRAAALADEVVHPSSPWHGAVAATPRHLLVPRWWRYLADEGGMALRVGADDPARWLNAAYSNRTLVTRVGSAHADAAGPDDHPEGLPTSSSTLPALVLSMFEHALITDTTEVLCVTGSGYGTALLARRLGDQQVTSVDVDPYLVRAASGRLDALGLHPTLAVCDLTGPLPGRYDRIVSTVGLPGVPASWLAALRDGGRLVTNLAGTGLVVTADKAPDGSARGRVTWERAGFMATRSGDDYPPSPGTRRAWTDEGEEVGPGRYPVVHVAETWELLSAFALTTPGVQHGYRQDADGVRTAVMVHADGSWARATGRHGEPPTVHQAGPRRLWDVLDGIRHDWLSEGALPGYGAAVTITPDGRTVLSRGGWRVSVGRA is encoded by the coding sequence ATGGGCGTTGTCCTGGACTGGGAGCCGCGCGCGGCGGCGCTGGCGGACGAGGTCGTGCACCCCTCGTCGCCGTGGCACGGCGCCGTCGCCGCGACCCCTCGGCATCTGCTGGTGCCGCGCTGGTGGCGGTACCTGGCGGACGAGGGCGGCATGGCGCTGCGAGTGGGGGCGGACGACCCCGCGCGGTGGCTCAACGCCGCGTACAGCAACCGGACATTGGTCACCCGGGTCGGCAGCGCCCACGCCGACGCTGCCGGGCCGGACGACCACCCGGAGGGCCTGCCCACCTCGTCCAGCACGCTCCCGGCCCTGGTGTTGTCGATGTTCGAGCACGCGCTGATCACCGACACGACCGAGGTGCTGTGCGTCACCGGCAGCGGCTACGGCACCGCGCTGCTCGCCCGCCGGCTCGGTGACCAGCAGGTCACCAGCGTGGACGTGGACCCGTACCTCGTCCGGGCCGCCTCCGGCCGGCTGGATGCGCTCGGGCTGCACCCGACGCTGGCGGTCTGCGACCTCACCGGGCCGCTGCCAGGGAGGTACGACCGGATCGTGTCCACGGTCGGCCTGCCCGGCGTTCCCGCAAGCTGGTTGGCGGCGCTCAGGGACGGCGGCCGGCTGGTCACCAACCTCGCCGGGACCGGCCTGGTCGTCACCGCCGACAAGGCGCCCGACGGCAGCGCGCGGGGAAGGGTCACCTGGGAGCGCGCGGGGTTCATGGCCACCCGCTCGGGTGACGACTACCCGCCGTCGCCCGGCACCCGGCGCGCCTGGACCGACGAGGGCGAAGAGGTCGGCCCCGGCCGGTACCCCGTCGTCCACGTTGCGGAGACCTGGGAGCTGCTGTCGGCGTTCGCCCTGACGACCCCCGGTGTGCAGCACGGCTACCGGCAGGACGCGGACGGCGTGCGGACGGCGGTCATGGTCCATGCCGACGGTTCATGGGCGCGGGCCACCGGCCGCCACGGTGAGCCGCCGACCGTCCACCAGGCGGGGCCCAGGCGGCTGTGGGACGTCCTGGACGGCATCCGCCATGACTGGCTGTCGGAGGGGGCGCTCCCCGGGTACGGGGCGGCGGTCACCATCACCCCGGACGGGCGGACCGTGCTGTCGCGGGGCGGGTGGCGCGTCAGTGTCGGGCGGGCCTGA
- a CDS encoding indole-3-glycerol phosphate synthase has product MFTTVLLIEKTLSNADLNLITSLHGDEKVTFHVLMQPRGKQDELLRAVDDVAFGYLDRALHEHDEPRGEEAVTAAAAELRHTLEQLRAAGAEATGQVVEEDPLRSLTELVDQVGADEVVVLAAPQWIEGLFHRDWASQARHKVGVPVLQLFAQQD; this is encoded by the coding sequence GTGTTCACGACCGTACTGCTGATCGAGAAGACCCTCTCGAACGCGGACCTCAACCTGATCACCTCGCTGCACGGCGACGAGAAGGTCACCTTCCACGTCCTCATGCAGCCCCGGGGCAAGCAGGACGAACTCCTGCGCGCCGTGGACGACGTGGCCTTCGGCTACCTCGACCGCGCCCTGCACGAGCACGACGAGCCGCGCGGCGAGGAGGCGGTGACCGCCGCCGCGGCCGAGCTCCGGCACACGCTGGAGCAGCTGCGGGCGGCCGGCGCCGAGGCCACCGGCCAGGTCGTCGAGGAGGACCCGCTGCGCAGCCTGACCGAGCTGGTCGACCAGGTGGGCGCGGACGAGGTGGTGGTGCTGGCCGCCCCCCAGTGGATCGAGGGCCTGTTCCACCGCGACTGGGCCTCGCAGGCCCGGCACAAGGTGGGCGTCCCGGTGCTCCAGCTCTTCGCCCAGCAGGACTGA
- a CDS encoding VOC family protein, translating into MDLVSIRIITGDIARLVGFYEKATGVPAAWATEDFAELTTPRATLAIGSTRTVPLFAPGSARPADNHSVIIEFLVDDVDRVHADLAGFVPDFVTEPTTMPWGNRSLLLRDPDGNLVNFFTPVTPAAIAKFAR; encoded by the coding sequence ATGGACCTGGTTTCGATCCGCATCATCACCGGCGACATCGCACGCCTCGTCGGCTTCTACGAGAAGGCCACCGGCGTTCCGGCGGCCTGGGCCACCGAGGACTTCGCCGAACTCACCACCCCGCGCGCCACTCTGGCCATCGGCAGCACCCGCACTGTCCCGCTGTTCGCCCCGGGCTCCGCCCGCCCGGCGGACAACCACAGCGTGATCATCGAATTCCTGGTGGACGACGTGGACCGCGTCCACGCGGACCTGGCCGGCTTCGTCCCCGACTTCGTCACCGAGCCCACCACCATGCCCTGGGGCAACCGCTCGCTCCTGCTCCGCGACCCGGACGGCAACCTCGTCAACTTCTTCACCCCGGTCACCCCGGCCGCCATCGCCAAGTTCGCCCGCTGA
- a CDS encoding YafY family protein: MSRPTGRVLTLLELLQSGGVRTVAELAERLGVDGRTVRRYVQQLVDLDLPVETVRGRYGGYRLAPGYRLPPLMLSDDEALAVLLGLVAGRRAGLMTTTDTASETAAAKIRRVLPKRLAGRLDTLLGSLAFTALPSASAAPDAEVLLTLADAVRHRRPVSIRYTDRDGRRSERPLHAYGIVAHAGRWYVTGTDPGIGEDRTFRLDRIAGVRALPGSFEAPAGLDPAQRVLSGFATAAYRYEVTVRIHGTVEQIRARLPAAVAALEQPAPEGGADPAAERWHRVELRAEALDWLPPLLASLDRPFVIERPEELRTLVLAFADRLSSHARQT, translated from the coding sequence ATGTCTCGACCTACCGGGCGCGTGCTGACTCTGCTGGAGCTGCTGCAGTCGGGCGGCGTCCGGACGGTGGCCGAGCTCGCCGAGCGGCTCGGCGTCGACGGGCGGACCGTGCGGCGGTACGTGCAGCAGCTGGTCGACCTCGACCTGCCGGTGGAGACGGTGCGGGGCCGCTACGGCGGGTATCGGCTCGCCCCCGGCTACCGGCTTCCGCCGCTGATGCTCAGCGACGACGAGGCGCTCGCGGTGCTGCTCGGCCTGGTCGCCGGCCGCCGGGCGGGCCTGATGACCACGACGGACACGGCGAGCGAGACGGCGGCGGCCAAGATCCGCCGGGTGCTGCCGAAACGCCTGGCCGGTCGGCTGGACACGCTCCTGGGATCCCTGGCGTTCACGGCCCTGCCCAGCGCCTCCGCCGCCCCGGACGCCGAGGTCCTGCTCACCCTCGCCGACGCGGTGCGGCACCGGCGGCCGGTCTCGATCCGCTACACCGACCGCGACGGCCGGCGCAGCGAACGGCCGCTGCACGCGTACGGGATCGTCGCCCACGCGGGCCGCTGGTACGTCACCGGCACGGACCCCGGGATCGGCGAGGACCGGACCTTCCGGCTGGACCGGATCGCGGGCGTGCGGGCGCTGCCGGGCTCGTTCGAGGCCCCGGCCGGGCTCGATCCGGCCCAGCGGGTGCTGTCGGGCTTCGCCACGGCCGCCTACCGGTACGAGGTGACCGTGCGGATCCACGGGACGGTCGAGCAGATCCGCGCCCGCCTCCCGGCCGCCGTCGCGGCCCTGGAGCAGCCCGCACCCGAGGGGGGCGCCGATCCGGCGGCCGAGCGCTGGCACCGGGTCGAGCTCCGGGCGGAGGCACTCGACTGGCTGCCGCCGCTGCTCGCCTCGCTCGACCGACCGTTCGTCATCGAGCGCCCCGAGGAACTGCGCACCCTGGTCCTCGCCTTCGCCGACCGCCTCTCCTCCCACGCCCGCCAGACCTGA
- the msrB gene encoding peptide-methionine (R)-S-oxide reductase MsrB, with protein MSYEIDKTEAEWRDQLTPQEYHVLREAGTERPGVGEYTDTKTVGTYSCRACGNELFSSETKFDSHCGWPSYFSPLAEDRVQYIEDTTMGMRRVEVRCARCGSHLGHVFEGEGYNTPTDQRYCINSISLKLHPAES; from the coding sequence ATGTCCTACGAGATCGACAAGACCGAAGCCGAGTGGCGGGACCAGCTGACCCCGCAGGAGTACCACGTGCTGCGCGAGGCCGGCACCGAGCGCCCCGGCGTCGGCGAGTACACCGACACCAAGACCGTCGGCACCTACTCCTGCCGCGCCTGCGGCAACGAGCTGTTCAGCTCGGAGACCAAGTTCGACAGCCACTGCGGCTGGCCCAGCTACTTCTCCCCGCTGGCGGAGGACCGCGTCCAGTACATCGAGGACACCACCATGGGCATGCGCCGGGTCGAGGTCCGCTGCGCCCGCTGCGGCTCGCACCTCGGCCACGTCTTCGAGGGCGAGGGCTACAACACCCCCACCGACCAGCGCTACTGCATCAACTCCATCTCCCTGAAGCTCCACCCCGCAGAGAGCTGA
- the hemQ gene encoding hydrogen peroxide-dependent heme synthase has translation MTESTEPKKKARDLNQVIRYTLWSVFRLKDVLPEDRAAHAAEVEELFAQLAEKDVTVRGTYDVSALRADADLMIWWHAEDSDSLQEAYNRFRRTALGRALEPVWSNMALHRPAEFNKSHIPAFLADETPRDYVCVYPFVRSYEWYLLEDAERRRLLMEHGMLARGYPDVRANTVASFALGDYEWLLAFEADELYRIVDLMRDLRASETRRHVREEVPFFTGRRKPISELLAGLA, from the coding sequence ATGACCGAGAGCACCGAACCGAAGAAGAAGGCACGTGACCTGAACCAGGTCATCCGCTACACCCTGTGGTCGGTCTTCCGACTGAAGGACGTCCTGCCGGAGGACCGCGCCGCCCACGCCGCCGAGGTCGAGGAGCTGTTCGCGCAGCTCGCCGAGAAGGACGTCACCGTCCGCGGCACCTACGACGTCTCCGCGCTGCGCGCCGACGCCGACCTGATGATCTGGTGGCACGCCGAGGACAGCGACAGCCTGCAGGAGGCGTACAACCGCTTCCGCCGCACCGCGCTCGGCCGGGCCCTGGAGCCGGTCTGGTCGAACATGGCGCTGCACCGCCCGGCCGAGTTCAACAAGTCGCACATCCCGGCGTTCCTCGCCGACGAGACGCCGCGCGACTACGTCTGCGTCTACCCCTTCGTCCGCTCCTACGAGTGGTACCTGCTGGAGGACGCCGAGCGCCGCCGGCTGCTGATGGAGCACGGCATGCTGGCCCGGGGCTACCCCGACGTCCGCGCCAACACCGTCGCCTCGTTCGCGCTCGGCGACTACGAGTGGCTGCTGGCCTTCGAGGCCGACGAGCTGTACCGGATCGTCGACCTCATGCGCGACCTGCGGGCCTCCGAGACCCGCAGGCACGTCCGCGAGGAGGTCCCCTTCTTCACCGGCCGCCGCAAGCCGATCAGCGAGCTGCTCGCCGGTCTGGCCTGA
- a CDS encoding helix-turn-helix transcriptional regulator yields the protein MARPKKPQSPPNGAAVLWGEELQFWRSQAGLTQGQLAARIPCDQSWISGLENGKAVATAAIATQIDGALGTGGVLLRSLKYVVREATSGFYPDWFKQYVALEAQAVTLHEWYPMSMPGLLQTELYMRHQLALWGHSPERVNELTEARLSRQELLRGTTPLRVLAVLHESVLHNQVGGPKVMAHQLAHLLRMTCLPSVTVQVVPAQAPLLTWLDSTVALVGMPDGETWSYAEALDRGWVTKEPAAVQGTVARYDRVRASALSAHESREVIRRAMGELVNMTPAIDLSKVSVFKSSYSGGNAGCVGTTRDLVSAGLAPVVDTTLGLASPVLPFTTAAFASFVAAVKAGEFPAGEKYVTA from the coding sequence TTGGCACGGCCGAAGAAGCCGCAGTCGCCGCCGAATGGCGCGGCAGTCCTGTGGGGTGAGGAACTCCAGTTCTGGCGTAGCCAAGCCGGTCTGACCCAAGGCCAACTGGCTGCGAGGATCCCTTGTGACCAGTCCTGGATCTCTGGCCTTGAGAATGGGAAGGCCGTGGCCACAGCGGCCATTGCTACACAGATCGATGGTGCGCTGGGTACCGGCGGAGTACTGCTGCGAAGCCTCAAGTACGTAGTGCGGGAGGCCACCAGCGGGTTCTATCCCGATTGGTTCAAACAGTACGTCGCGCTTGAAGCACAGGCAGTGACCTTGCACGAGTGGTATCCCATGAGCATGCCAGGCCTGCTGCAGACCGAGCTGTACATGCGTCACCAACTTGCGCTGTGGGGACACAGCCCGGAGCGGGTGAACGAGCTGACCGAGGCCCGACTGTCCAGGCAAGAGCTACTCCGGGGAACGACCCCTTTGCGAGTGCTCGCCGTCCTGCACGAGTCGGTCCTCCACAATCAAGTAGGCGGACCCAAGGTGATGGCACATCAGCTCGCCCATCTCTTGCGCATGACTTGTCTTCCCAGCGTCACCGTGCAAGTGGTACCCGCACAGGCACCCCTCCTCACGTGGCTCGACAGCACCGTGGCGCTCGTCGGGATGCCTGATGGCGAAACGTGGTCCTATGCGGAGGCACTTGACAGGGGTTGGGTCACCAAAGAGCCAGCAGCGGTACAAGGTACCGTCGCCCGTTACGATCGGGTTCGGGCCTCAGCACTGTCGGCACACGAGTCCCGCGAAGTGATCCGCCGCGCAATGGGAGAGCTGGTCAACATGACGCCCGCTATCGATCTGTCCAAGGTCTCTGTCTTCAAGTCGTCCTACTCCGGCGGGAACGCCGGATGCGTCGGCACGACCCGTGATCTCGTCTCCGCCGGCCTGGCCCCCGTCGTGGACACCACGCTGGGACTCGCCTCGCCCGTTCTGCCGTTCACCACAGCGGCCTTCGCCTCGTTCGTCGCGGCCGTGAAGGCAGGCGAGTTCCCCGCCGGCGAGAAGTACGTCACCGCTTGA
- a CDS encoding radical SAM/SPASM domain-containing protein encodes MITTNEAAQTGASRTTRFLALDITRMCQAQCAHCYNSSGPSGTDGDMTRDDWLGVLDQAADLGVNQIQFIGGEATLHPDLPELVNRAVDQGMAVEVFSNLIHIRPEVWCVLRRRGVTLATSYYSDRADEHERITKRRGSYAKTKANIIRALDYGIPVRAALVDMREGQRSEEAQAELRALGVTSIRTDRMRGIGRGAETGEGQDPAELCGNCTRGRAAVMPNGDVAGCVMSAGMMTAGNVHGMRLADILDSQAWRNIAVRVPTLQANGACAPDSCTPKEDSCQPSPGVDPWEDFRATACNPNSDGSDCSPAETPACNPKY; translated from the coding sequence GTGATCACGACCAATGAAGCGGCGCAGACCGGAGCGAGCAGGACGACCCGGTTCCTCGCACTGGACATCACGCGCATGTGCCAGGCTCAATGTGCACACTGCTACAACTCGTCCGGGCCGAGCGGCACGGACGGGGATATGACCCGCGACGACTGGTTGGGCGTGCTGGACCAGGCCGCCGACTTGGGTGTGAACCAGATCCAGTTCATCGGCGGCGAGGCCACCCTGCATCCTGACCTGCCTGAGCTGGTGAATCGCGCCGTCGACCAGGGTATGGCCGTGGAGGTATTCAGCAACCTGATCCACATCCGGCCCGAGGTGTGGTGCGTACTGCGCCGGCGTGGGGTGACGCTGGCGACCTCGTACTACAGCGACCGGGCCGACGAGCACGAACGCATCACCAAGCGCCGGGGTTCCTATGCGAAGACCAAGGCGAACATCATCAGGGCCCTGGACTACGGCATTCCGGTGCGGGCAGCGCTGGTGGACATGCGGGAGGGCCAGCGGAGCGAAGAGGCCCAAGCCGAGCTGCGCGCACTCGGCGTGACCAGCATCCGCACCGACCGCATGCGGGGCATCGGTCGCGGAGCCGAAACGGGCGAGGGGCAGGATCCGGCTGAGTTGTGCGGAAACTGTACGCGCGGCCGGGCAGCCGTCATGCCGAACGGCGACGTGGCCGGGTGCGTGATGTCGGCCGGGATGATGACAGCTGGCAACGTGCACGGCATGCGGCTGGCGGACATCCTCGACAGTCAGGCGTGGCGAAACATCGCCGTCCGCGTCCCGACTCTGCAGGCGAACGGGGCGTGTGCGCCCGACTCCTGCACACCGAAGGAGGATTCGTGCCAACCGTCTCCGGGCGTCGACCCCTGGGAGGACTTCCGGGCGACCGCGTGCAACCCGAACAGCGACGGCAGTGACTGCTCCCCGGCGGAAACTCCGGCCTGCAATCCGAAGTACTGA
- a CDS encoding glycoside hydrolase family 15 protein — MISTTPGRSPLGRILAVAATLAVSLGLSLTAAAPALAATATGGPGSTPYWNEDGGVQGFATALSASSKVWYTLADGALQNAYYPQTDQPDTYGLQYLVTDGSGFTDSETSATTHAVALADPTSLTWTQTNTATSGKYSITKTYVADPARSVVLVQTTFTNNTATPLHLYADYQPYLADQGDGNTGSTDTASGDLVAENGSVASALSASTGFTAASTGYVGTATSGAAQLAADHTLATSYSGVSGSGHIDQVAQIPVNASGSTSFTLALAFDTTEAAAVTDASSSLAGGFGAAENAYESGWHTWMSGLDAPPASVASSPALLQQYRISLMEVKADEDRTYTGAFVAAPSVPWGGSVSAASAGAHGYHLVWTRDEYEMATSLMSAGDTADAKAALAYLLQYEVTSSGYVKQNSWLNGTPEWSGQQLDEVADPIILAYQLGVTDATTWATLKEEAGYLVSNGPVTGEERWEEIGGYSPSTIAAEIAGLVCASAIATDNGDSADAATYLATARTWAADVDSWTYTTTGSYGNGDYFLRITQDGNPNSGATISLANGGGSYDDRAVTDAGFLELVRLGIKSASATDITDSVAAVDASIRTTTPEGPVWHRYTHDGYGETSTGADYTGAGVGNPWPVLTGERGEYDVALGDTADAQAMLQTMQGAATPGGQITEQVWGNSTPSSVNGWTLGQPDNSSTPLMWAMGQYVRLANDISHGSDLDTPGIVCTTFGTCAAFTPTTPTGLTVTGTTPTTASLSWSASGNSPTGYRILRNGAQVGTSTGTGYTDTGLTAGTSYSYTVESYNSAGTSAPSAAVTATTGSGHTQTVDVTVPVNTAATGDGVYLDGNFSVLGTGGTDWAASGIAMTKVDDTHYTATVVATSRAALSYKYVLGASWSNVEKTAGCADTANRALTVADGTTADTVLNWGGPNTCGSAEAVIDVTVPSDTPSSGTVYIAGAFSALGTGMPSSADWSAGLYPMTRTGTDTWQAVVPAVPGTTLAYKFDLNGTWTNAEEAPSCATQPNRSFYFNGAGTTYTATDTVSDWSGLNGC, encoded by the coding sequence ATGATCTCCACCACCCCGGGACGCAGCCCCCTCGGCAGGATCCTCGCCGTGGCCGCCACCCTGGCCGTGAGCCTCGGGCTCTCCCTCACCGCCGCCGCCCCCGCCCTGGCCGCCACCGCCACCGGCGGCCCCGGCTCGACGCCCTACTGGAACGAGGACGGCGGGGTCCAGGGCTTCGCCACCGCGCTCAGCGCCTCGTCCAAGGTCTGGTACACCCTCGCCGACGGCGCGCTGCAGAACGCCTACTACCCGCAGACCGACCAGCCGGACACCTACGGCCTGCAGTACCTGGTCACCGACGGCTCCGGCTTCACCGACAGCGAGACCAGCGCCACCACGCACGCCGTGGCGCTGGCCGACCCCACCTCGCTGACCTGGACCCAGACCAACACCGCCACCAGCGGCAAGTACAGCATCACCAAGACCTACGTGGCCGACCCGGCCCGCTCGGTCGTGCTGGTGCAGACCACCTTCACCAACAACACCGCCACCCCGCTCCACCTCTACGCCGACTACCAGCCGTACCTCGCCGACCAGGGCGACGGCAACACCGGCTCCACCGACACCGCCTCCGGCGACCTGGTCGCCGAGAACGGCTCGGTGGCCAGCGCCCTGTCCGCCTCCACCGGCTTCACCGCCGCCAGCACCGGCTACGTCGGCACCGCCACCAGCGGCGCGGCCCAGCTGGCCGCCGACCACACGCTGGCCACCAGCTACTCCGGGGTGTCCGGCAGCGGCCACATCGACCAGGTCGCGCAGATCCCGGTCAACGCCTCCGGATCGACCAGCTTCACGCTGGCGCTGGCCTTCGACACCACCGAGGCGGCCGCCGTCACCGACGCGTCCTCCTCGCTGGCCGGCGGCTTCGGCGCGGCCGAGAACGCGTACGAGTCCGGCTGGCACACGTGGATGTCCGGCCTGGACGCGCCGCCCGCCTCGGTGGCCTCCAGCCCCGCGCTGCTGCAGCAGTACCGGATCTCGCTGATGGAGGTGAAGGCCGACGAGGACCGGACGTACACCGGGGCCTTCGTCGCCGCGCCCAGCGTCCCCTGGGGCGGCAGCGTCAGCGCGGCCAGTGCCGGAGCGCACGGCTACCACCTGGTGTGGACCCGCGACGAGTACGAGATGGCGACCTCGCTGATGTCGGCCGGGGACACCGCCGACGCCAAGGCCGCGCTCGCGTACCTGCTCCAGTACGAGGTCACCTCCAGCGGCTACGTCAAACAGAACAGCTGGCTCAACGGCACCCCGGAGTGGAGCGGCCAGCAACTGGACGAGGTCGCCGACCCGATCATCCTCGCCTACCAGTTGGGCGTCACCGACGCCACCACCTGGGCCACGCTCAAGGAGGAGGCCGGCTACCTGGTCAGCAACGGCCCGGTGACCGGCGAGGAGCGCTGGGAGGAGATCGGCGGCTACTCGCCCTCCACCATCGCCGCCGAGATCGCCGGACTGGTCTGCGCCTCCGCCATCGCCACCGACAACGGCGACAGCGCCGACGCCGCCACCTACCTGGCCACCGCCAGGACCTGGGCCGCCGACGTCGACAGCTGGACGTACACCACCACCGGCAGCTACGGCAACGGCGACTACTTCCTGCGGATCACCCAGGACGGCAATCCCAACTCCGGCGCCACCATCTCGCTGGCCAACGGCGGCGGCAGCTACGACGACCGCGCCGTCACCGACGCGGGCTTCCTGGAACTGGTCCGGCTCGGCATCAAGTCCGCCTCGGCCACCGACATCACCGACTCGGTCGCCGCGGTGGACGCCAGCATCAGGACCACCACCCCCGAGGGCCCGGTCTGGCACCGCTACACCCACGACGGCTACGGCGAGACCTCCACCGGCGCGGACTACACCGGCGCCGGCGTCGGCAACCCCTGGCCGGTACTGACCGGTGAACGCGGCGAGTACGACGTGGCGCTCGGCGACACCGCCGACGCCCAGGCCATGCTGCAGACCATGCAGGGCGCGGCCACCCCCGGCGGACAGATCACCGAACAGGTCTGGGGCAACAGCACCCCCTCCTCCGTCAACGGCTGGACGCTGGGGCAGCCCGACAACTCCTCCACCCCGCTGATGTGGGCCATGGGGCAGTACGTGCGGCTGGCCAACGACATCTCCCACGGCAGCGACCTGGACACCCCCGGCATCGTCTGCACCACCTTCGGCACCTGCGCCGCATTCACGCCCACCACCCCGACCGGCCTGACCGTCACCGGCACCACCCCCACCACGGCCAGCCTGAGTTGGAGCGCCTCCGGCAACTCCCCGACCGGCTACCGGATCCTGCGCAACGGCGCCCAGGTCGGCACCAGCACCGGTACCGGCTACACCGACACCGGACTGACCGCCGGCACCTCCTACAGCTACACCGTCGAGTCCTACAACTCGGCCGGGACGTCCGCCCCTTCGGCCGCCGTGACCGCCACCACCGGCAGCGGCCACACCCAGACCGTGGACGTCACGGTGCCGGTGAACACCGCCGCCACCGGCGACGGCGTCTACCTGGACGGCAACTTCTCCGTCCTCGGCACCGGAGGCACCGACTGGGCGGCCTCCGGCATCGCCATGACCAAGGTCGACGACACCCACTACACCGCCACCGTCGTCGCCACCAGCCGCGCGGCGCTCTCCTACAAGTACGTGCTGGGCGCCTCCTGGAGCAACGTGGAGAAGACCGCGGGCTGCGCCGACACCGCCAACCGCGCCCTCACCGTCGCCGACGGCACCACCGCCGACACCGTCCTCAACTGGGGCGGCCCGAACACCTGCGGCAGCGCCGAGGCGGTCATCGACGTCACCGTGCCCTCCGACACCCCGAGTTCGGGCACCGTCTACATCGCCGGCGCCTTCTCCGCCCTGGGCACCGGCATGCCCTCGTCCGCCGACTGGTCGGCCGGCCTCTACCCGATGACCCGGACCGGCACCGACACCTGGCAGGCCGTCGTCCCGGCCGTCCCGGGCACCACCCTGGCCTACAAGTTCGACCTCAACGGCACCTGGACCAACGCCGAAGAAGCCCCCTCCTGCGCCACCCAACCCAACCGCAGCTTCTACTTCAACGGCGCCGGCACCACCTACACCGCCACCGACACCGTCTCCGACTGGTCCGGCCTGAACGGCTGCTGA
- the murC gene encoding UDP-N-acetylmuramate--L-alanine ligase, producing MSAPDLSAPHFIAIGGVGMSGIAKILALRGAAVSGSDSKDSATVHALERLGAKVFVGHAAENLPAGASCVVVSSAIRDSNPELVAARERGLPVIHRADALAAIMVGYRTLAVAGTHGKTTTTSMLAVSLTALGADPSYSVGGDLDEPGSNAHNGTGEIFVAEADESDRSFQKYSPEVAIILNVELDHHANYGSMEEIHQSFEAFVDRIVPGGTLVVSADQSGARELTARIGARPGLSVVTVGESADATVRIVRITPRGMTSEVVVLVDGAELAFTVAVPGRHYAHNAVAALAAGTALGVPAVELARALGGYTGVRRRLQLKGTAQDVQVIDSYAHHPTEIAADLEAIRQAAGDGRVLVVFQPHLFSRTQQLGAEMGEALALADAVVVLDIYPAREDPLPGITSALVIDAARSHGADTTEAHTLAEVPELIAGMAKPGDLVLTMGAGDVTTLGPEILARLA from the coding sequence GTGAGCGCACCTGACCTCTCCGCACCCCACTTCATCGCCATCGGCGGCGTGGGGATGTCCGGCATCGCCAAGATCCTGGCCCTGCGCGGAGCGGCCGTCTCCGGGAGCGACTCCAAGGACTCGGCGACGGTGCACGCGCTCGAACGACTGGGCGCCAAGGTCTTCGTCGGCCACGCGGCCGAGAACCTCCCGGCCGGGGCCAGCTGCGTGGTGGTCTCCAGCGCCATCCGCGACAGCAATCCGGAGCTGGTCGCCGCCCGCGAGCGCGGCCTGCCGGTGATCCACCGCGCGGACGCGCTGGCCGCGATCATGGTGGGCTACCGCACCCTCGCCGTGGCCGGCACCCACGGCAAGACCACCACCACCAGCATGCTGGCGGTCAGCCTCACCGCGCTCGGCGCCGACCCCTCGTACTCCGTCGGCGGCGACCTGGACGAGCCCGGCAGCAACGCCCACAACGGCACCGGCGAGATCTTCGTCGCCGAGGCCGACGAGAGCGACCGCAGCTTCCAGAAGTACTCCCCCGAGGTGGCGATCATCCTCAACGTGGAGCTGGACCACCACGCCAACTACGGCTCCATGGAAGAGATCCACCAGTCGTTCGAGGCGTTCGTGGACCGGATCGTCCCCGGCGGCACCCTGGTCGTCTCCGCCGACCAGAGCGGCGCCCGCGAGCTGACCGCCCGCATCGGCGCCCGCCCCGGACTGAGCGTGGTCACCGTCGGCGAGTCCGCCGACGCCACCGTGCGCATCGTCCGGATCACCCCGCGCGGCATGACCAGCGAGGTCGTCGTCCTGGTGGACGGCGCGGAGCTGGCCTTCACCGTGGCCGTCCCCGGCCGCCACTACGCGCACAACGCCGTCGCCGCCCTCGCCGCCGGGACCGCCCTCGGCGTCCCCGCCGTCGAGCTGGCCCGCGCGCTCGGCGGCTACACCGGCGTCCGCCGCCGCCTGCAGCTCAAGGGCACCGCCCAGGACGTCCAGGTCATCGACTCGTACGCGCACCACCCCACCGAGATCGCCGCCGACCTCGAGGCCATCCGCCAGGCCGCCGGGGACGGCCGGGTCCTGGTCGTCTTCCAGCCGCACCTGTTCAGCCGGACGCAGCAGCTGGGCGCGGAGATGGGCGAGGCGCTCGCGCTGGCCGACGCCGTCGTCGTGCTGGACATCTACCCGGCCCGCGAGGACCCGCTCCCCGGCATCACCAGCGCCCTGGTGATCGACGCCGCCCGCAGCCACGGCGCGGACACCACCGAGGCGCACACCCTGGCCGAGGTCCCGGAGCTGATCGCGGGAATGGCCAAGCCCGGTGACCTTGTTCTCACCATGGGTGCCGGGGACGTGACCACCCTCGGCCCGGAGATCCTCGCCCGCCTCGCCTGA